The Candidatus Aminicenantes bacterium genome includes a region encoding these proteins:
- the ruvA gene encoding Holliday junction branch migration protein RuvA, translating to MIAHLKGTLLRKEPHQVVVDCHGVGYAAGIPLSTFFKLGEEGSAIELLIHTHLTDTSLSLYGFGTAEEKDLFLKLIGISGIGPKLALAVLSGIGTDELAEAVRASDVARLSQVPGIGKKTALRIAMELADKLEKKESLLRGKSAQEAEDLVSALLNLGFRRKEIERVVEETVRAHRDKDEGFEKLLRECLKKLAKL from the coding sequence ATGATCGCGCACCTCAAGGGAACTCTTCTCCGCAAAGAACCGCACCAGGTGGTGGTCGACTGCCACGGAGTCGGCTACGCGGCCGGGATTCCGCTGTCCACCTTCTTCAAGCTGGGCGAGGAGGGCTCTGCGATCGAGCTCCTCATCCACACCCACCTGACCGACACCTCGCTCTCGCTCTACGGCTTCGGGACGGCCGAAGAGAAGGATCTTTTTCTCAAGCTCATCGGCATCTCCGGCATCGGGCCCAAACTGGCCCTGGCCGTTCTCTCGGGGATCGGGACGGACGAGCTGGCCGAGGCCGTCCGGGCCTCCGACGTGGCCCGCCTCTCCCAGGTCCCGGGCATCGGCAAGAAGACGGCGCTGCGCATCGCTATGGAGCTGGCCGACAAGCTGGAGAAGAAGGAAAGCCTGCTGCGGGGGAAGAGCGCCCAAGAGGCCGAAGACCTCGTCTCGGCCCTGCTCAACCTCGGCTTCCGGCGCAAGGAGATCGAGCGGGTGGTCGAGGAGACCGTGCGGGCCCATCGCGACAAGGATGAGGGCTTCGAGAAGCTGCTCCGCGAATGCCTCAAGAAGCTGGCCAAGCTATGA
- the ruvB gene encoding Holliday junction branch migration DNA helicase RuvB: protein MSPVSTPAVLSPVRTKEDLLFEDSLRPRSFDEFIGQDTIKANLKIFIAAARKRGEHLDHVLLYGPPGLGKTSLAYLLAKEMGVGIKPTSGPVIERAGDLSAILSNMQAKEILFIDEIHRLQPAVEEIMYSAMEDFHLDIVIGQGPAARSHKLALKKFTLIGATTRAGRITAPLRSRFGIIHRLDYYRDEDLKLVLLRSAGLMKVKLDGEGAEAIALRSRGTPRVANRLLRRVRDYVEVRGGSVITGQEARYALDMMEVDEIGLDDVDRKILTTIIENFGGGPVGISTIAAAIDEDKDTIESIYEPFLMRIGFLERTLRGRKLTEKAWRHLGFAGPGEKPAAGRPVGQKKLF, encoded by the coding sequence ATGAGCCCCGTGAGCACTCCCGCCGTCCTCAGCCCGGTTCGGACCAAGGAGGATCTCCTTTTTGAGGACAGCCTCCGGCCGCGGAGCTTCGACGAGTTCATCGGCCAGGACACCATCAAGGCCAACCTGAAGATCTTCATCGCCGCCGCCCGCAAGCGCGGCGAGCATCTCGACCATGTCCTGCTCTACGGACCGCCCGGGCTGGGCAAAACGAGCCTGGCCTACCTGCTGGCCAAAGAGATGGGGGTCGGCATCAAGCCCACTTCGGGCCCGGTCATCGAGCGGGCCGGCGACCTGTCGGCCATCCTGTCCAATATGCAGGCCAAGGAAATCCTGTTCATCGACGAAATCCACCGTCTCCAACCGGCTGTGGAGGAGATCATGTACTCGGCCATGGAGGATTTCCATCTGGACATCGTCATCGGCCAGGGCCCGGCCGCCCGGAGCCACAAGCTGGCCCTGAAGAAATTCACCCTGATCGGGGCCACCACCCGGGCCGGCCGCATCACGGCGCCGCTGCGCTCCCGCTTCGGCATCATCCACCGGCTGGATTACTACCGGGACGAGGATCTCAAGCTCGTCCTGCTGCGCTCGGCCGGGCTGATGAAGGTTAAGCTGGACGGGGAAGGCGCGGAGGCCATCGCCCTGCGATCTCGCGGGACGCCCCGGGTGGCCAACCGGCTGTTGCGGCGGGTCCGCGATTATGTCGAGGTGCGCGGCGGCAGCGTCATCACCGGCCAGGAAGCCCGCTACGCCCTGGACATGATGGAGGTCGACGAGATCGGGCTCGACGACGTGGACCGCAAGATCCTGACCACGATCATCGAGAACTTCGGCGGCGGGCCGGTCGGCATTTCGACCATCGCCGCGGCCATCGACGAGGACAAGGACACCATCGAGTCCATCTACGAGCCCTTCCTGATGCGGATCGGCTTCCTGGAGCGGACGTTGCGCGGCCGCAAGCTGACCGAGAAAGCCTGGCGCCACCTGGGCTTTGCAGGGCCGGGCGAGAAGCCGGCGGCGGGCCGGCCCGTCGGGCAGAAGAAGCTGTTCTAG